GTGGCCAGAGTCCGCCCTGGGCCGACTGCAACCGGAGCGGAGACCTGGGGCCTCTCCAGGAACGGGGGCTTCCCTGCGCAGAGGCGGCCCAGAGGGCgaccagaggcagaggcaggccgCGGCGGGAGCAAGACGACGGGCGGGAGATGCTCCCGTCGGGGTGCTGGGCAGGCGCCCACGTCGCGGACCCAGGGGTCCGTTTCCAGTAGGAGTAAGACACGCAGAGAAGCAGCAGGAACCTGGGCTTCCCCGACGAGCCAGGGGACCCTTCCGTGCCCTGCGGGAGGCTGCAGAGGTGGGATCCCCGGGCTGGAACCCGGTCCCTGCCTCCTGCACCCACCCGGGGCTGGTGGGTCCCTGGGGACGAGCCCACGCCCAGAGCGCCGACCCtcccagaggcaggaggaggtgtGACCCCGCACTCCTGGGCCGGCAGCGTGACCAGAACAGCGTTAGGGTCACACGTCCTGGGGAGACAAAGAGCCAGGAGGGTGCTTTCCGTCTCAGCTCACACtggggaatgggggggggggcggctgcaCCCCCTGCAGGGCTCAGCTCCTGTGGGTTAAATGCATCAAATGCATCGGTCAAAACCACCACACTCCCCGAATCATGTCATTCGGGGCTGAAAATGGAGGTCAGGGTCAGGGGGGCCTTGAGCTCGGGTTTCCTGAGGCAGGTCACCTCCCAGGCAGGTCGCCCGTACCGGGCCTACGGGTGAAgctggaggggatggaggggacagggagggcaCGCCGCTGCGGTCCCTGTAACTCAGGAGGGCGGGTCTGGGGGGCGGGACCCTGGGGGGGCCCATGACCCTGGTCAGACCCACGTGTGGGTTTGGAGCAGGACGGTGACAAAGGCCCTGGgccgtggggtgggggcgggggacacaGATGCCTCAGGACGGAGCCAAGGCTTAGCCGCGGCAGGTGCCCCGAGAGGCCACAGGAGATGTGCACACGGGGAGCGAGCGCTGGCTCTGGGACAGCAACGCAGCTGCTccgtgcaggggtgggggcaacACGGTGCGCCCCCACTACCGCACGCCCGCGGGCCCCGCCTGCCCCCCATCCAGCCCTCGGGCTCCGCGGTGGCAGGTGCACCAAGGGGAGGCCAGGCCACGGGGGTTGGGCCCCTCGGGGGGGCCTGGTCGGTTCCGGACCCTGCTGGGGACCCTGTGCGCCCGTCTCTGCGGGTCCACTTAGCACCGCACGTCCTTCACGGCTCAGGAAAAATTACCAAGAATGTTATTGACTCTAGTTCTAATTTGTCTAGCACTCGTGTTAATGACGCCTATTTAAGACATCCATTAGAGGCCCGTGAGGTTAATTAAACGGACGATTCCAGAACAGTTCTATTAGGAACCCCCCCcccattaaattaatattatagaCATTTAACAGATGTCCTAATTAGGCATTATGGcgaagaaatgcaaactaaattaaaacaaaagccaTTGTCCAGAAAGAAAGCTCTTTACCGTAATTTACGGCTTTTTTGGGGAATGTGACTGTTTCCTCCTCGGAACCTGAGATGAGCCCTCGGACCGTCTTTCCCAGCATCTGGAACTCGTCACCCCGAGAGCCCCAATCTTCCGTCACAGGCAGACGTCGCGGCTGGACCCCATCTGGAGTCCACGGGCCTCACCCGCGTGACGGAGCAGAGCAGCGCGGGCCGCAGGAAGGCCCAGGCTCCCACGGCAGGAGGGGACCGAGCCCGGCCCGCTGGGGGGGCACGGAGGGGCTCGGTGGTCTGGGGACGCGGGAGCGGGGCTGGCGAGGGCGGGGCGGCAGCAGCTCGGCTCCTGAGCGGTGCTGCCCCAGTGCTGGGGGGAGCCGGCCGGGCTCGTGGGACGGCGTCCTGCAGCCCGGCGGAGGGCTCCAGCAGGGGCCCCGGCACGTGCACTCGACGACGTCCCACCAATTCCCTGCAGCCCTCCTGCCCCGGTGCCGGAGGTGGAGGGAGGCCCTAAAGGCGGTGCCCTAACCCGCAGGGCGGCTGTCCTAACAAGGGTTAGAGACGCCAGACGGCGCTCCCCGCAGCTGCAGAGGCCAGGTGGGGACACGGCAACAAGGCGGCCAGGGAGACGGCCCTCAGCGGGCCCAGCCTGCGGCCCACCCGAGTCCTGGGCGTCCAGCCGTGGGGCAGCAGGTGGAGAATTTTCTGGTGTCCACGCAGCCGACGGCAGAGCGGTTAGGCGGCCCGAGCCAGCACCGCGGCGACGACCGTCCCACAGCGTCCCTGGAGAGGCTCCGGCCTGTCCTGTGGGCCCCGCAGTCGGCCGCTCGGCCCACTCGCGTTTGGGGGAACAGTGGGTCCCGGGCTGATGCCCCCGGCCCGCAGCTCCCGAGTCTCGCCCTGAGGCGGTGACCACTCTGCTGCCGCGCGGCCCTCCCGGGTCTCCGGTGCCCGACGGTGGGTGCAGGAGCCCGACACGGCCTCGGCCCTGCTGCGGTCTTGCTCCAGCCGtggaggaggggcctgggctGCAAACGACCACACGCCCTCCAGGAGCAGCCCCGTCCACCTCCCTAGGCCTCAGCCTCTCGGGGCGCTCCCTGAGAGCCAGTGTCCGCTGGGCTGGGCCCTTGGAGGATGGCCGGTCCTCAGGGCACAGGACCCCAGGGCACCCTAGAAACAGGCAGGCGCCTTCTCCGCAGGCGTCCTTGGGGGCAGGGGACGGAAGCCCACAGAGGAAACGGCCGTTCACGCGCAGACGTGAGTCTGCACCAAACAAGAGCGGGTTTCACGAGGCAAGTGGCACCACCACGTTTCTGGAAAGCAGCCGCATGTGCACCCCAGGGCGCCCTCCCCAGCGGAGGGCTGGCACGCGCAGTGCGGTTAGGGAGTCACGGCGCCCCGGCCGTGGGCACTGGGCACAGGCAGGTGTCGCGAACGCCGCCGGCCCCAGCGGGAGCCCAGGTGGTAAAGGCCCACGTGACGCCCGCGGAGCAGCCTCCTCATCCCTGCGCTCAGACCCCGGCTCGGCAGCCCGCGGTGCCACAAGGCTGTGGGCGCACAGGGCTCAGGCGGTGCCGGGGGCGGAGAGCTGCAGCCCGGGCAGTGACCACCCCTGGGACAAGGCCCCGTGGGCACGGACGCGGGCGACCCCGAGCCCTGGGAGGCGCCGAGGCAGCCCTTCCTGCTCGGCCAGTCCCAGTTCCCATTTCCCGTCCCAGGGGGTTTGTCCTCCAGGGCGGAGGCCCCGCGGGACCCAGGGACCACGCGTCCGGCCCTGCTGCTGCTCCTAGCCCGTGGTCTGCTGCGGGTTTGCGGCCAGGAATGTTTCTGGCCTCCCCCGGTTGGGGGCACACCGACTTCTCCCCGAAAGAGGCCACCGGTCCTGAGCGCGTGGCGCTCCGACCACGGCACACGGAGGCCGGCCCAACCCCGTCCCCACCCGGGCCTGCCCAGCGGGGCCGAGCTCGTGGGCTGTAGGTGCCCACCACACGGGCCTCGCCTGCCCCGAGCCCGGGCCTCCGGCCGCAGAACGCGAGGGCTCCGCTGAGCGGGGAGTGCTGGGGACGCCCCTGGGGGTCAGCCTCGGGGGCACCGCGGTCCGCCCCCGTCCGCCTACCCCTGCCCCGGAGCCCAGGAGCCCAAGAGCCACGGGAAGGCGGATCCCTGTGGACGGAGCTCCCGGCTCCCGGTGAAGGGCCACCAGGAGCACCTCCGACCCgctccctgcccctgggccctcccagctCTCCCTCCCAGGGCCGACCAGCCCACAGCCCCTCAGCGACGTCGCCCTCGCTCGTCCGCTTTCCCggaacagcaaaggaaaccgcAGTTGGCCGGAGGTCGAGGGCGGGCGGGCGTGAGCTGAAGCAGCCACTGTCCTCGGGAACGGGCGCCCGAGGGCAGCCGTCTGCACCTGAAGCGGAGCCGCCAGCAGGCACAACCTTTCACCGGCAGCCTCTCAGCGCCTACGTGGATGTTTTACTACTACGTCAGCAATGGGTTCATCACAGAGCGCTCACGACACAcagaaaggatgaaaaagaagTGAAACCCTACTACTGCCACCAGGCAGGTCGCCCTGTGCGGGTCCTGCCAGGCTCTTCTCCCCCGGGGGCGGGACCGACTCGGCGCCATCCAGACACACGCAGCCCCACGTTCCCTGCTCCGCAGCTCAGTGCAGGGTTTCTTTCCAGATGatgaatggttctttttttttttaaagattttatttatttattcatgagagacacacacagagagaggcagagggagaagcaggctctgtgcctggagcccgacgtgggactcgaccccaggactccaggatcatgcctggaccaaaggcaggcgccaaaccgctgagccacccagggaccccctgatGAATGGTTTCTAACTCTGGTGGTGACGCGCCGCGGTGGTCGAGAACCACAGCCACCTCGTGCAAGGACACGCGGGCGGTCCCAGTCCTCGGGGCACACACAGTCGCCTCCGCAGCAAAGACCTCACAGGTCCACTGTTCCCTTTGCTTTGAATTTCTTTGCCGATCGTTCACTTGACCTCAGCTGGAATTTGCTTCCATAAATGTAGGAGACGAAGCCATCGATTTCCACCGTGAACACGCAGTTTAGCTTGGGGATAactggaagaaaaggaggaaaaaggacaaaaaagtcCCGACAGTGAAGGTCATGTTGGCGCATAACGTTATCCCTAAAACATCTCGTGAGAAGTGGGGACCCACAGAGCTTGGCAGGACCAGGACGGCAGGTGCTCTTGGCCATTGTTCAGATTTAAACACAATTTGATACGTAGCTTCTAGGGTCAAAGGCCCTACACCAAGTTCCCAGAAAAAGTGCCAGGAACAGGCACTCTTCTCACATAGTTTTCAGACGGGCTCGTGGCTCTACGCCCAGTGGGGACCCCAGACACTACTTCCTGGGGTTTAAAACGAGACAAGAACATTCAGGGAAAtgaaggaagcagagggaaaaaccaAGCTGCAGAAGGAACAGCTCCCGGGGTGGTGCTGGCCTCAGGTCCGTGGGCAGGGGGCGTGGGCGTGCCAACACCCTGGAGCGTGAGCCTGCACTCGCTTCCGGGGCCCCAGGGTCACCAGCGGGCCCAGGTCTTGCAACTCCAGGGCAGGCGCTAGCTAAGCCTCCCTGTCTCTTTAGCTCCACCCTCCGGGGCAGCAGCCTCTGGGCAGGGACGCCCCAGCCATGGACACGGACCCCCGTGGCCGCACGCACACCAAGCGGCCCTTCCTGCGATCCCATCGGGCCGAGGCTGCTGGCCGCGCTCCCGGACGCCTGAGggagaggcccagggcagggtcaGGGGTGCTCTCCGCAGGCGCGGCTCGCAGTCGGCAGCGACCTGCAATCTGTGCTGACGGAGGCCAAACTGCCCCGAGAGGCCACGAGGACGGGGCTGACGAAGCAGGTGGCCACGGGCCACGTCACCGAGACACACGCACTTACCTTTCAGGCGGTCTTCTTTGGTGATGATTTTGAAAAGGTGCTTCGTTTCCTGTAGGAGGATTCCCGTGACACCCACATAGGAGGGGCATTTGGATTTTGTGACTGCGGAGGAAAGCACGTTCCAGGCCTGAGCGTCGGTGGTGCTGGGGGAGCCACAACCagcggggtgggggcggctggGGAAGGGCCGTCAGCGGGACAGGGCCCAAGCGATGAGAAGCAACGTCCCAACCCTCCCCCCTGTGGCTCCGCAGCCCATGGGCTGCCCTGACGCGGCGTCCCCCGGAGGGCCTGCGGCCACGGGGCCTGGGAGGGCCAAGGAGCCAAGAGGTCACGGGCGTGTCCAGCAGCACCGAGACCCAGAGGCGGCTGGGCGGGACCTGAA
This portion of the Vulpes lagopus strain Blue_001 chromosome 2, ASM1834538v1, whole genome shotgun sequence genome encodes:
- the LOC121479385 gene encoding collagen alpha-1(I) chain-like, which translates into the protein MAPSADGCPRAPVPEDSGCFSSRPPALDLRPTAVSFAVPGKRTSEGDVAEGLGRRTGADRGAPEADPQGRPQHSPLSGALAFCGRRPGLGAGEARVVGTYSPRARPRWAGPGGDGVGPASVCRGRSATRSGPVASFGEKSVCPQPGEARNIPGRKPAADHGLGAAAGPDACLVAPRAAEPGSERRDEEAAPRASHSRLRVNGRFLCGLPSPAPKDACGEGACLFLGCPGVLCPEDRPSSKGPAQRTLALRERPERLRPREVDGAAPGGRVVVCSPGPSSTAGARPQQGRGRVGLLHPPSGTGDPGGPRGSRVVTASGRDSGAAGRGHQPGTHCSPKREWAERPTAGPTGQAGASPGTLWDGRRRGAGSGRLTALPSAAWTPENSPPAAPRLDAQDSGGPQAGPAEGRLPGRLVAVSPPGLCSCGERRLASLTLVRTAALRTTEPLRAPPAGRARSPPAVGAWAFLRPALLCSVTRARTCDPNAVLVTLPAQECGVTPPPASGRVGALGVGSSPGTHQPRGPAPPQDSPMSTPNPGRERGGGPAARAQPQLPPRSWASPSPSLDGARPRPQEAAAGCGEALAPGASPASAPSAQVLPPGPERRVPRGPGAATVRRPEGSGHAVRAAADLLARVCGWPRAAPAGVAQNPRPEPGLGRSGEERGQRGRARTPPRLPLPASHTPAASLPGGSLRPLLGQKSLFPNPSPPPHPSQSLPLPPRLPPPTPSLPPSPHSSPGDGFSLSESRSDPSPRVLGLDGGKTETWTHRGGRGGGRSQRRETGEGRRALTTGVWTPGSTAGFPRSLPPQARSRPLRYPDCGSAWAPVPRVPNRDEGGPGSLRVAAGTCPRQGQTRRGTEEACRRLWRRGNKRRP